A window from Drosophila yakuba strain Tai18E2 chromosome 3L, Prin_Dyak_Tai18E2_2.1, whole genome shotgun sequence encodes these proteins:
- the LOC6532598 gene encoding peptidoglycan-recognition protein LC isoform X2, with the protein MHFGNETEMSQCPNAKRRVTDPLSGPKNCSTSSTDSGVILNDNAATFRPETETKDRGTDKGQSQSKSEEKTEPKRISVEHTVHITNENAGKTSSPAVSIRSTTISVVSIDDNAIDSSSIASDSEAEAEDYTVQKLGHQVTYPPNSSHLRDLNHGLTVVSRHVAPAEAAAPPPNPLEAGVVAKQILNGNLALATPTSAPGGATQGIGSIALTNSTDVTFGDKHFYEGPVTIQQFLIDNRDKWKPGEGPAGGQDNPAFNGAATTNGSATGSKHDDPAQTPPLCPFLPNTVGRKAVTITVIFVTLTFLLGIVLATTTNLFGKTLNQTYNPEVHVDGKLEVISIKGWGGMPTRGKLEPLDLPVSRVIISETPPEMCETQESCSYWTRVTQSRHMDTYNWGQVGYNFLVGGDGRIYEGRGWNYVGAHTRDNNNNSIGISFLGTFRRQEPTKKSLEACQLLLEQGVRLKKLKSDYQLLGHRQITGTLMPGEELYRIIQTWDNWYNLTKTWPDLHMIQ; encoded by the exons ATGCATTTCGGCAATGAAACGGAAATGAGCCAATGTCCCAATGCGAAACGCAGAGTAACCGATCCATTGTCTGGCCCAAAAAACTGCAGCACTTCGTCCACCGACTCGGGTGTCATACTGAACGATAATGCGGCGACATTTCGCCCGGAGACGGAGACCAAAGATCGGGGGACGGACAAAGGGCAGTCCCAATCGAAGTCGGAAGAGAAAACGGAACCCAAGCGTATCAGCGTTGAGCACACTGTCCATATAACAAACGAAAATGCTGGAAAGACATCTTCGCCGGCGGTTTCCATACGGAGCACCACCATTTCCGTTGTGTCCATCGATGATAATGCCATCGATTCCAGTAGTATTGCTAGTGATTCGGAGGCCGAAGCGGAGGATTATACCGTCCAGAAGCTGGGTCACCAGGTCACCTACCCGCCCAACAGTTCCCACCTGCGTGACCTCAACCACGGTCTAACGGTGGTCAGTCGCCATGTGGCGCCAGCTGAGGCGGCAGCCCCGCCTCCCAATCCCCTGGAAGCTGGCGTTGTGGCCAAGCAAATACTGAACGGAAATCTGGccctggccacgcccacctcgGCGCCGGGCGGTGCCACCCAGGGCATTGGGAGCATCGCGCTGACCAACTCCACGGATGTGACCTTCGGTGATAAGCACTTTTACGAGGGACCCGTGACGATACAACAGTTTCTCATCGACAACCGGGACAAGTGGAAACCGGGCGAGGGACCAGCCGGTGGACAGGATAACCCCGCCTTTAATGGTGCCGCCACCACGAATGGAAGTGCGACGG GTTCCAAACATGACGATCCGGCGCAAACACCGCCCCTTTGTCCCTTTTTGCCCAACACTGTTGGGCGCAAGGCCGTCACAATTACAGTGATTTTCGTAACTCTAACCTTCCTGCTGGGCATCGTACTGGCCACCACCACAAATCTCTTCGGCAAGACGTTGAACCAAA CGTATAATCCTGAAGTCCATGTGGATGGAAAACTAGAAGTGATCAGTATAAAGGGCTGGGGTGGAATGCCTACTAGAGGAAAGCTAGAGCCCCTTGATCTTCCGGTTTCCAGGGTAATAATCTCCGAGACGCCACCCGAGATGTGTGAGACGCAG GAGTCCTGCTCTTATTGGACTCGAGTTACACAGAGCAGACACATGGACACCTACAACTGGGGTCAAGTGGGGTACAATTTCCTCGTGGGCGGGGATGGACGTATTTACGAGGGGCGTGGCTGGAACTATGTGGGCGCTCATACGAGGgacaataataacaacagcaTCGGTATTAGCTTTTTGGGCACATTTCGACGGCAGGAGCCAACAAAGAAGTCATTGGAGGCATGTCAGCTGCTCCTCGAGCAAGGAGTTCGTCTCAAGAAACTAAAGTCGGATTACCAACTGCTGGGACATCGACAAATAACGGGCACATTGATGCCCGGCGAGGAGCTCTACAGAATCATTCAGACCTGGGATAACTGGTACAATCTGACGAAAACTTGGCCCGACCTGCATATGATTCAAtag
- the LOC6532598 gene encoding peptidoglycan-recognition protein LC isoform X6 has product MSKNTLEICLKCHGIIADNCTRIECDNGFCGRSCHRKCTELSEDQLKVLEMVPNLRWHCDHCLGGVQTGAQMSKWLEKSLREHEKRLEILEQGLVKRSKHDDPAQTPPLCPFLPNTVGRKAVTITVIFVTLTFLLGIVLATTTNLFGKTLNQSKIKDEDEYTQNIPINSTIDLDNIGGGLILRFVERQQWLAQPPQREIPDLELPVRLVIALPTNSENCSTQAECVRPVRLLQSFFIESLQKSDIAYNFLIGGDGNVYVGRGWDKVGAHMNNSFFDSRSLSFAYIGSFKTLQPSEKQLSVTRLLLARGVKLGKIAPDYRFTASSKLMPTVTDFKADALYKSFANWTHWS; this is encoded by the exons ATGTCGAAAAACACGCTTGAAATTTGCCTAAAGTGTCACGGAATAATCGCGGATAATTGCACTCGTATCGAGTGTGATAATGGCTTTTGTGGTCGGTCCTGTCATCGCAAATGCACGGAATTGTCTGAGGATCAGTTGAAAGTGCTGGAAATGGTTCCCAATTTGAGGTGGCATTGTGACCACTGTTTGGGCGGGGTGCAAACTGGAGCTCAAATGAGCAAGTGGTTGGAAAAATCGCTGCGGGAGCACGAAAAACGATTGGAAATCCTAGAACAGGGACTAGTTAAGC GTTCCAAACATGACGATCCGGCGCAAACACCGCCCCTTTGTCCCTTTTTGCCCAACACTGTTGGGCGCAAGGCCGTCACAATTACAGTGATTTTCGTAACTCTAACCTTCCTGCTGGGCATCGTACTGGCCACCACCACAAATCTCTTCGGCAAGACGTTGAACCAAAGTAAGATCAAAGATGAGGACGAGTATACGCAAAATATTCCAATCAATTCAACAATAG ATCTGGACAACATTGGTGGTGGATTAATACTGAGGTTCGTGGAGCGCCAGCAATGGCTGGCACAGCCGCCACAGAGGGAGATTCCAGATCTGGAGCTGCCCGTGAGACTGGTCATAGCCTTGCCCACCAACTCGGAAAACTGCAGCACCCAGGCGGAGTGTGTGCGTCCAGTTCGACTGCTACAGTCCTTCTTCATAGAATCGTTGCAGAAGTCGGATATTGCCTACAACTTTCTGATTGGCGGCGATGGAAATGTATATGTGGGTCGCGGCTGGGACAAAGTGGGCGCCCACATGAACAACTCCTTCTTTGACTCCAGGAGTCTAAGCTTCGCCTATATCGGATCCTTTAAGACGCTGCAGCCGTCGGAGAAGCAACTCAGTGTCACTCGTCTCCTGCTGGCACGTGGCGTGAAGCTGGGCAAGATTGCACCCGACTATCGATTTACGGCGAGCAGTAAATTGATGCCAACTGTTACCGATTTTAAGGCGGATGCGCTGTACAAAAGTTTCGCCAACTGGACTCATTGGTCGTGA
- the LOC6532598 gene encoding peptidoglycan-recognition protein LC isoform X4: MHFGNETEMSQCPNAKRRVTDPLSGPKNCSTSSTDSGVILNDNAATFRPETETKDRGTDKGQSQSKSEEKTEPKRISVEHTVHITNENAGKTSSPAVSIRSTTISVVSIDDNAIDSSSIASDSEAEAEDYTVQKLGHQVTYPPNSSHLRDLNHGLTVVSRHVAPAEAAAPPPNPLEAGVVAKQILNGNLALATPTSAPGGATQGIGSIALTNSTDVTFGDKHFYEGPVTIQQFLIDNRDKWKPGEGPAGGQDNPAFNGAATTNGSATGSKHDDPAQTPPLCPFLPNTVGRKAVTITVIFVTLTFLLGIVLATTTNLFGKTLNQTDLDVVDDGTLVILKVDEWGGRPAKKKLEEQKLPVNRVVISHTAAEGCESREVCSSRVNVVQSFHMDSWGWDHIGYNFLVGGDGRVYEGRGWDYVGAHTKGYNRGSIGISFIGTFTSRKPNERQLKACQLLLEEGVRLEKLTTNYRLYGHRQLSATQSPGDELYKILKNWPHWSHEI; encoded by the exons ATGCATTTCGGCAATGAAACGGAAATGAGCCAATGTCCCAATGCGAAACGCAGAGTAACCGATCCATTGTCTGGCCCAAAAAACTGCAGCACTTCGTCCACCGACTCGGGTGTCATACTGAACGATAATGCGGCGACATTTCGCCCGGAGACGGAGACCAAAGATCGGGGGACGGACAAAGGGCAGTCCCAATCGAAGTCGGAAGAGAAAACGGAACCCAAGCGTATCAGCGTTGAGCACACTGTCCATATAACAAACGAAAATGCTGGAAAGACATCTTCGCCGGCGGTTTCCATACGGAGCACCACCATTTCCGTTGTGTCCATCGATGATAATGCCATCGATTCCAGTAGTATTGCTAGTGATTCGGAGGCCGAAGCGGAGGATTATACCGTCCAGAAGCTGGGTCACCAGGTCACCTACCCGCCCAACAGTTCCCACCTGCGTGACCTCAACCACGGTCTAACGGTGGTCAGTCGCCATGTGGCGCCAGCTGAGGCGGCAGCCCCGCCTCCCAATCCCCTGGAAGCTGGCGTTGTGGCCAAGCAAATACTGAACGGAAATCTGGccctggccacgcccacctcgGCGCCGGGCGGTGCCACCCAGGGCATTGGGAGCATCGCGCTGACCAACTCCACGGATGTGACCTTCGGTGATAAGCACTTTTACGAGGGACCCGTGACGATACAACAGTTTCTCATCGACAACCGGGACAAGTGGAAACCGGGCGAGGGACCAGCCGGTGGACAGGATAACCCCGCCTTTAATGGTGCCGCCACCACGAATGGAAGTGCGACGG GTTCCAAACATGACGATCCGGCGCAAACACCGCCCCTTTGTCCCTTTTTGCCCAACACTGTTGGGCGCAAGGCCGTCACAATTACAGTGATTTTCGTAACTCTAACCTTCCTGCTGGGCATCGTACTGGCCACCACCACAAATCTCTTCGGCAAGACGTTGAACCAAA CGGACTTAGATGTCGTCGATGATGGCACCTTGGTGATCCTAAAAGTGGATGAGTGGGGCGGAAGGCCTGCCAAGAAGAAGTTGGAAGAGCAAAAGCTGCCCGTCAATCGGGTGGTCATCTCGCACACCGCCGCTGAGGGTTGCGAATCGAGG GAAGTCTGCTCCTCCCGGGTGAATGTCGTCCAATCGTTTCACATGGACAGCTGGGGCTGGGACCACATTGGCTACAATTTTCTGGTGGGCGGCGATGGCCGTGTGTAcgaggggcgtggctgggaTTATGTTGGCGCCCACACCAAGGGTTATAATAGAGGAAGCATCGGAATATCCTTTATTGGAACCTTCACGAGCAGGAAACCCAACGAACGGCAGTTAAAGGCGTGCCAACTGCTTTTGGAAGAGGGCGTTCGACTTGAGAAGTTGACAACCAACTATCGGCTTTATGGCCATCGACAGCTGAGTGCCACGCAGAGCCCCGGAGATGAGCTGTACAAGATCTTAAAGAACTGGCCGCACTGGTCACATGAAATCTAA
- the LOC6532598 gene encoding peptidoglycan-recognition protein LC isoform X5: MHFGNETEMSQCPNAKRRVTDPLSGPKNCSTSSTDSGVILNDNAATFRPETETKDRGTDKGQSQSKSEEKTEPKRISVEHTVHITNENAGKTSSPAVSIRSTTISVVSIDDNAIDSSSIASDSEAEAEDYTVQKLGHQVTYPPNSSHLRDLNHGLTVVSRHVAPAEAAAPPPNPLEAGVVAKQILNGNLALATPTSAPGGATQGIGSIALTNSTDVTFGDKHFYEGPVTIQQFLIDNRDKWKPGEGPAGGQDNPAFNGAATTNGSATGSKHDDPAQTPPLCPFLPNTVGRKAVTITVIFVTLTFLLGIVLATTTNLFGKTLNQTYNPEVHVDGKLEVISIKGWGGMPTRGKLEPLDLPVSRVIISETPPEMCETQI, translated from the exons ATGCATTTCGGCAATGAAACGGAAATGAGCCAATGTCCCAATGCGAAACGCAGAGTAACCGATCCATTGTCTGGCCCAAAAAACTGCAGCACTTCGTCCACCGACTCGGGTGTCATACTGAACGATAATGCGGCGACATTTCGCCCGGAGACGGAGACCAAAGATCGGGGGACGGACAAAGGGCAGTCCCAATCGAAGTCGGAAGAGAAAACGGAACCCAAGCGTATCAGCGTTGAGCACACTGTCCATATAACAAACGAAAATGCTGGAAAGACATCTTCGCCGGCGGTTTCCATACGGAGCACCACCATTTCCGTTGTGTCCATCGATGATAATGCCATCGATTCCAGTAGTATTGCTAGTGATTCGGAGGCCGAAGCGGAGGATTATACCGTCCAGAAGCTGGGTCACCAGGTCACCTACCCGCCCAACAGTTCCCACCTGCGTGACCTCAACCACGGTCTAACGGTGGTCAGTCGCCATGTGGCGCCAGCTGAGGCGGCAGCCCCGCCTCCCAATCCCCTGGAAGCTGGCGTTGTGGCCAAGCAAATACTGAACGGAAATCTGGccctggccacgcccacctcgGCGCCGGGCGGTGCCACCCAGGGCATTGGGAGCATCGCGCTGACCAACTCCACGGATGTGACCTTCGGTGATAAGCACTTTTACGAGGGACCCGTGACGATACAACAGTTTCTCATCGACAACCGGGACAAGTGGAAACCGGGCGAGGGACCAGCCGGTGGACAGGATAACCCCGCCTTTAATGGTGCCGCCACCACGAATGGAAGTGCGACGG GTTCCAAACATGACGATCCGGCGCAAACACCGCCCCTTTGTCCCTTTTTGCCCAACACTGTTGGGCGCAAGGCCGTCACAATTACAGTGATTTTCGTAACTCTAACCTTCCTGCTGGGCATCGTACTGGCCACCACCACAAATCTCTTCGGCAAGACGTTGAACCAAA CGTATAATCCTGAAGTCCATGTGGATGGAAAACTAGAAGTGATCAGTATAAAGGGCTGGGGTGGAATGCCTACTAGAGGAAAGCTAGAGCCCCTTGATCTTCCGGTTTCCAGGGTAATAATCTCCGAGACGCCACCCGAGATGTGTGAGACGCAG ATTTAA
- the LOC6532598 gene encoding peptidoglycan-recognition protein LC isoform X1 encodes MHFGNETEMSQCPNAKRRVTDPLSGPKNCSTSSTDSGVILNDNAATFRPETETKDRGTDKGQSQSKSEEKTEPKRISVEHTVHITNENAGKTSSPAVSIRSTTISVVSIDDNAIDSSSIASDSEAEAEDYTVQKLGHQVTYPPNSSHLRDLNHGLTVVSRHVAPAEAAAPPPNPLEAGVVAKQILNGNLALATPTSAPGGATQGIGSIALTNSTDVTFGDKHFYEGPVTIQQFLIDNRDKWKPGEGPAGGQDNPAFNGAATTNGSATGSKHDDPAQTPPLCPFLPNTVGRKAVTITVIFVTLTFLLGIVLATTTNLFGKTLNQSKIKDEDEYTQNIPINSTIDLDNIGGGLILRFVERQQWLAQPPQREIPDLELPVRLVIALPTNSENCSTQAECVRPVRLLQSFFIESLQKSDIAYNFLIGGDGNVYVGRGWDKVGAHMNNSFFDSRSLSFAYIGSFKTLQPSEKQLSVTRLLLARGVKLGKIAPDYRFTASSKLMPTVTDFKADALYKSFANWTHWS; translated from the exons ATGCATTTCGGCAATGAAACGGAAATGAGCCAATGTCCCAATGCGAAACGCAGAGTAACCGATCCATTGTCTGGCCCAAAAAACTGCAGCACTTCGTCCACCGACTCGGGTGTCATACTGAACGATAATGCGGCGACATTTCGCCCGGAGACGGAGACCAAAGATCGGGGGACGGACAAAGGGCAGTCCCAATCGAAGTCGGAAGAGAAAACGGAACCCAAGCGTATCAGCGTTGAGCACACTGTCCATATAACAAACGAAAATGCTGGAAAGACATCTTCGCCGGCGGTTTCCATACGGAGCACCACCATTTCCGTTGTGTCCATCGATGATAATGCCATCGATTCCAGTAGTATTGCTAGTGATTCGGAGGCCGAAGCGGAGGATTATACCGTCCAGAAGCTGGGTCACCAGGTCACCTACCCGCCCAACAGTTCCCACCTGCGTGACCTCAACCACGGTCTAACGGTGGTCAGTCGCCATGTGGCGCCAGCTGAGGCGGCAGCCCCGCCTCCCAATCCCCTGGAAGCTGGCGTTGTGGCCAAGCAAATACTGAACGGAAATCTGGccctggccacgcccacctcgGCGCCGGGCGGTGCCACCCAGGGCATTGGGAGCATCGCGCTGACCAACTCCACGGATGTGACCTTCGGTGATAAGCACTTTTACGAGGGACCCGTGACGATACAACAGTTTCTCATCGACAACCGGGACAAGTGGAAACCGGGCGAGGGACCAGCCGGTGGACAGGATAACCCCGCCTTTAATGGTGCCGCCACCACGAATGGAAGTGCGACGG GTTCCAAACATGACGATCCGGCGCAAACACCGCCCCTTTGTCCCTTTTTGCCCAACACTGTTGGGCGCAAGGCCGTCACAATTACAGTGATTTTCGTAACTCTAACCTTCCTGCTGGGCATCGTACTGGCCACCACCACAAATCTCTTCGGCAAGACGTTGAACCAAAGTAAGATCAAAGATGAGGACGAGTATACGCAAAATATTCCAATCAATTCAACAATAG ATCTGGACAACATTGGTGGTGGATTAATACTGAGGTTCGTGGAGCGCCAGCAATGGCTGGCACAGCCGCCACAGAGGGAGATTCCAGATCTGGAGCTGCCCGTGAGACTGGTCATAGCCTTGCCCACCAACTCGGAAAACTGCAGCACCCAGGCGGAGTGTGTGCGTCCAGTTCGACTGCTACAGTCCTTCTTCATAGAATCGTTGCAGAAGTCGGATATTGCCTACAACTTTCTGATTGGCGGCGATGGAAATGTATATGTGGGTCGCGGCTGGGACAAAGTGGGCGCCCACATGAACAACTCCTTCTTTGACTCCAGGAGTCTAAGCTTCGCCTATATCGGATCCTTTAAGACGCTGCAGCCGTCGGAGAAGCAACTCAGTGTCACTCGTCTCCTGCTGGCACGTGGCGTGAAGCTGGGCAAGATTGCACCCGACTATCGATTTACGGCGAGCAGTAAATTGATGCCAACTGTTACCGATTTTAAGGCGGATGCGCTGTACAAAAGTTTCGCCAACTGGACTCATTGGTCGTGA
- the LOC6532598 gene encoding peptidoglycan-recognition protein LC isoform X7: MSKNTLEICLKCHGIIADNCTRIECDNGFCGRSCHRKCTELSEDQLKVLEMVPNLRWHCDHCLGGVQTGAQMSKWLEKSLREHEKRLEILEQGLVKRSKHDDPAQTPPLCPFLPNTVGRKAVTITVIFVTLTFLLGIVLATTTNLFGKTLNQTDLDVVDDGTLVILKVDEWGGRPAKKKLEEQKLPVNRVVISHTAAEGCESREVCSSRVNVVQSFHMDSWGWDHIGYNFLVGGDGRVYEGRGWDYVGAHTKGYNRGSIGISFIGTFTSRKPNERQLKACQLLLEEGVRLEKLTTNYRLYGHRQLSATQSPGDELYKILKNWPHWSHEI, from the exons ATGTCGAAAAACACGCTTGAAATTTGCCTAAAGTGTCACGGAATAATCGCGGATAATTGCACTCGTATCGAGTGTGATAATGGCTTTTGTGGTCGGTCCTGTCATCGCAAATGCACGGAATTGTCTGAGGATCAGTTGAAAGTGCTGGAAATGGTTCCCAATTTGAGGTGGCATTGTGACCACTGTTTGGGCGGGGTGCAAACTGGAGCTCAAATGAGCAAGTGGTTGGAAAAATCGCTGCGGGAGCACGAAAAACGATTGGAAATCCTAGAACAGGGACTAGTTAAGC GTTCCAAACATGACGATCCGGCGCAAACACCGCCCCTTTGTCCCTTTTTGCCCAACACTGTTGGGCGCAAGGCCGTCACAATTACAGTGATTTTCGTAACTCTAACCTTCCTGCTGGGCATCGTACTGGCCACCACCACAAATCTCTTCGGCAAGACGTTGAACCAAA CGGACTTAGATGTCGTCGATGATGGCACCTTGGTGATCCTAAAAGTGGATGAGTGGGGCGGAAGGCCTGCCAAGAAGAAGTTGGAAGAGCAAAAGCTGCCCGTCAATCGGGTGGTCATCTCGCACACCGCCGCTGAGGGTTGCGAATCGAGG GAAGTCTGCTCCTCCCGGGTGAATGTCGTCCAATCGTTTCACATGGACAGCTGGGGCTGGGACCACATTGGCTACAATTTTCTGGTGGGCGGCGATGGCCGTGTGTAcgaggggcgtggctgggaTTATGTTGGCGCCCACACCAAGGGTTATAATAGAGGAAGCATCGGAATATCCTTTATTGGAACCTTCACGAGCAGGAAACCCAACGAACGGCAGTTAAAGGCGTGCCAACTGCTTTTGGAAGAGGGCGTTCGACTTGAGAAGTTGACAACCAACTATCGGCTTTATGGCCATCGACAGCTGAGTGCCACGCAGAGCCCCGGAGATGAGCTGTACAAGATCTTAAAGAACTGGCCGCACTGGTCACATGAAATCTAA
- the LOC6532598 gene encoding peptidoglycan-recognition protein LC isoform X3, whose translation MHFGNETEMSQCPNAKRRVTDPLSGPKNCSTSSTDSGVILNDNAATFRPETETKDRGTDKGQSQSKSEEKTEPKRISVEHTVHITNENAGKTSSPAVSIRSTTISVVSIDDNAIDSSSIASDSEAEAEDYTVQKLGHQVTYPPNSSHLRDLNHGLTVVSRHVAPAEAAAPPPNPLEAGVVAKQILNGNLALATPTSAPGGATQGIGSIALTNSTDVTFGDKHFYEGPVTIQQFLIDNRDKWKPGEGPAGGQDNPAFNGAATTNGSATGSKHDDPAQTPPLCPFLPNTVGRKAVTITVIFVTLTFLLGIVLATTTNLFGKTLNQNLDNIGGGLILRFVERQQWLAQPPQREIPDLELPVRLVIALPTNSENCSTQAECVRPVRLLQSFFIESLQKSDIAYNFLIGGDGNVYVGRGWDKVGAHMNNSFFDSRSLSFAYIGSFKTLQPSEKQLSVTRLLLARGVKLGKIAPDYRFTASSKLMPTVTDFKADALYKSFANWTHWS comes from the exons ATGCATTTCGGCAATGAAACGGAAATGAGCCAATGTCCCAATGCGAAACGCAGAGTAACCGATCCATTGTCTGGCCCAAAAAACTGCAGCACTTCGTCCACCGACTCGGGTGTCATACTGAACGATAATGCGGCGACATTTCGCCCGGAGACGGAGACCAAAGATCGGGGGACGGACAAAGGGCAGTCCCAATCGAAGTCGGAAGAGAAAACGGAACCCAAGCGTATCAGCGTTGAGCACACTGTCCATATAACAAACGAAAATGCTGGAAAGACATCTTCGCCGGCGGTTTCCATACGGAGCACCACCATTTCCGTTGTGTCCATCGATGATAATGCCATCGATTCCAGTAGTATTGCTAGTGATTCGGAGGCCGAAGCGGAGGATTATACCGTCCAGAAGCTGGGTCACCAGGTCACCTACCCGCCCAACAGTTCCCACCTGCGTGACCTCAACCACGGTCTAACGGTGGTCAGTCGCCATGTGGCGCCAGCTGAGGCGGCAGCCCCGCCTCCCAATCCCCTGGAAGCTGGCGTTGTGGCCAAGCAAATACTGAACGGAAATCTGGccctggccacgcccacctcgGCGCCGGGCGGTGCCACCCAGGGCATTGGGAGCATCGCGCTGACCAACTCCACGGATGTGACCTTCGGTGATAAGCACTTTTACGAGGGACCCGTGACGATACAACAGTTTCTCATCGACAACCGGGACAAGTGGAAACCGGGCGAGGGACCAGCCGGTGGACAGGATAACCCCGCCTTTAATGGTGCCGCCACCACGAATGGAAGTGCGACGG GTTCCAAACATGACGATCCGGCGCAAACACCGCCCCTTTGTCCCTTTTTGCCCAACACTGTTGGGCGCAAGGCCGTCACAATTACAGTGATTTTCGTAACTCTAACCTTCCTGCTGGGCATCGTACTGGCCACCACCACAAATCTCTTCGGCAAGACGTTGAACCAAA ATCTGGACAACATTGGTGGTGGATTAATACTGAGGTTCGTGGAGCGCCAGCAATGGCTGGCACAGCCGCCACAGAGGGAGATTCCAGATCTGGAGCTGCCCGTGAGACTGGTCATAGCCTTGCCCACCAACTCGGAAAACTGCAGCACCCAGGCGGAGTGTGTGCGTCCAGTTCGACTGCTACAGTCCTTCTTCATAGAATCGTTGCAGAAGTCGGATATTGCCTACAACTTTCTGATTGGCGGCGATGGAAATGTATATGTGGGTCGCGGCTGGGACAAAGTGGGCGCCCACATGAACAACTCCTTCTTTGACTCCAGGAGTCTAAGCTTCGCCTATATCGGATCCTTTAAGACGCTGCAGCCGTCGGAGAAGCAACTCAGTGTCACTCGTCTCCTGCTGGCACGTGGCGTGAAGCTGGGCAAGATTGCACCCGACTATCGATTTACGGCGAGCAGTAAATTGATGCCAACTGTTACCGATTTTAAGGCGGATGCGCTGTACAAAAGTTTCGCCAACTGGACTCATTGGTCGTGA